The following coding sequences lie in one Anomalospiza imberbis isolate Cuckoo-Finch-1a 21T00152 chromosome 17, ASM3175350v1, whole genome shotgun sequence genomic window:
- the LOC137484095 gene encoding regulator of G-protein signaling 9-binding protein-like — MAPGRRDACHGRGAVGTCARTQVALCKATAGHRQLVLQLGGSGDSPRLREERRRRSAEACELSMGLRRMLLAGLRQGLASPVERQELERLWVLFLSALELFLQDLYRAQHLCQLFSMQRGGVVPLHTGLGGWRLPSRRGGGPTQPQTAPCLEEEIEQVRATLAEMESGANIPPWTVEATETTQPAETSGSTERAAWAGPRAGHCCGVL; from the exons ATGGCACCGGGCAGAAGGGATGCGTGCCATGGGCGGGGGGCAGTGGGAACATGCGCCAGAACCCAGGTTGCCCTCTGCAAGGCCACGGCCGGACACCggcagctggtgctgcagctcGGGGGCAGCGGTGACAGCCCTCGGCTGCGTGAGGAGCGACGCAGGAGGAGCGCAGAGGCCTGTGAGCTCAGCATGG GGCTGCGGCGGATGCTGCTAGCGGGGCTGCGGCAGGGCCTGGCGAGCCCTGtggagaggcaggagctggagcggctGTGGGTGCTCTTCCTCTCTGCCCTGGAGCTCTTCCTGCAGGACCTGTACAGAGCCCAGCACCTCTGCCAGCTCTTCTCCATGCAACGGGGTGGTGTTGTCCCGCTGCACActgggctggggggctggaggCTGCCCAGCCGGCGAGGAGGGGGTCCCACGCAGCCCCAGACCGCCCCGTGCTTGGAGGAAGAGATTGAGCAGGTGAGGGCCACGCTGGCAGAGATGGAGAGCGGAGCCAACATTCCACCATGGACAGTGGAAGCCACAGAGACCACACAGCCAGCAGAGACAAGCGGCAGCACAGAGAGAGCGGCCTGGGCAGGCCCCCGCgctgggcactgctgtgggGTGCTGTGA
- the UBE2C gene encoding ubiquitin-conjugating enzyme E2 C: MASQNADPAAVSSAAARKAAETGATAARGAVGKRLQQELMALMMSGDKGISAFPESDNLFKWIGTIDGAAGTAYEELRYKLSLEFPSGYPYTAPTVRFLTPCYHPNVDTQGNICLDILKEKWSALYDVRTILLSIQSLLAEPNIESPLNTHAAELWKNQVAYKKYVRETYNKQTKSQET; this comes from the exons ATGGCCTCACAGAACGCCGACCCCGCCGCCGTGTCCAGCGCAGCCGCCCGCAAAGCGGCTGAGACCGGGGCCACGGCGGCCCGCGGCGCGGTGGGGAAGAG GCTGCAGCAAGAACTGATGGCATTGATG ATGTCCGGTGACAAAGGCATTTCTGCCTTCCCCGAGTCCGACAACCTCTTCAAGTGGATCGGGACCATTGACGGCGCCGCCGGGACG GCCTACGAGGAGCTGCGGTACAAGCTGTCGCTGGAGTTCCCCAGCGGGTATCCCTACACAGCACCCACCGTGCGCTTCCTGACCCCCTGCTACCACCCCAACGTCGACACCCAGGGCAACATCTGCCTCGACATCCtcaaggaaaagtggtcagcgCTGTATGATGTCCGCACCATCCTGCTCTCCATACAGAGCCTGCTGGCAG AGCCAAACATCGAGAGCCCTCTGAACACACATGCCGCCGAGCTCTGGAAGAACCAAGTCG ccTACAAGAAGTATGTGCGGGAGACGTACAACAAGCAGACCAAGAGCCAAGAGACCTGA
- the DNTTIP1 gene encoding deoxynucleotidyltransferase terminal-interacting protein 1 isoform X2: MGAARDAEQQPGPPGEEGPGDAEEQLVSTSPWNIMIKHRQVQRRGRRSQMTTSFTDPSVSMDLLRAVLQPSINEEIQGIFNKYMKFFQTAAINVRDNVGEEVDPEQLIQETCRSCLEQAKLLFSDGKKVVPRLPHEQAVPKRARQMDEELSRRGSPIPKKRKGRPPGQSLSNDRGVSGVAAWKLKVSEPVKRDGPKWDPSRLTETTTFVLGSRANKALGMGGTRGRLYIKHPHLFKAYLLIEEDIRDLAASEDYRDSVDLRLEELKPFIPPAWMTEKMQKHMETLRRGGDVPPPEDPPEP; this comes from the exons ATGGGCGCCGCCCGCGATGCGGAGCAGCagccggggccgccgggcgAGGAGGGCCCGGGCGACGCCGAGGAGCAGCTGGTCAGCACG AGCCCCTGGAACATCATGATCAAGCACCGGCAGGTGCAGCGGCGCGGGCGGCGCTCCCAGATGACCACCAG CTTCACGGACCCCAGCGTGTCCATGGACCTGCTGcgcgctgtgctgcagcccagcatcAACGAGGAGATCCAGGGCATCTTCAACAAGTACATGAAG TTTTTCCAGACAGCAGCAATCAACGTGCGTGATAACGTTGGGGAGGAGGTGGACCCAGAGCAGCTCATCCAGGAGACCTGTAGAAGCTGCCTGGAGCAG GCCAAACTGTTGTTCTCCGATGGCAAAAAGGTGGTTCCCAGGTTGCCCCACGAGCAGGCAGTGCCAAAG CGTGCCCGACAGATGGATGAGGAGCTGAGCCGCCGAGGGAGCCCCATTCCAAAAAAG AGGAAAGGGCGGCCTCCAGGACAGAGCCTGTCAAATGACCGCGGAGTCTCAGGCGTGGCAGC GTGGAAGCTCAAAGTCTCTGAGCCTGTGAAAAGGGATGGACCAAAG TGGGATCCATCCCGACTGACTGAAACCACAACCTTTGTGCTGGGATCTCGAGCAAACAA AGCTCTCGGGATGGGAGGAACAAGAGGGCGACTCTACATCAAGCATCCCCACCTCTTTAAG GCCTACCTCCTCATCGAAGAGGACATTCGGGATTTGGCTGCCAGTGAGGATTACAG GGACTCTGTTGATCTGCGGCTAGAAGAGCTGAAACCCTTCATCCCACCAGCCTGGATGACTGAGAAGATGCAGAAGCACATGGAGACGCTTCGCCGCGGGGGGGACGTGCCGCCCCCCGAGGACCCCCCCGAACCCTGA
- the DNTTIP1 gene encoding deoxynucleotidyltransferase terminal-interacting protein 1 isoform X1 produces MGAARDAEQQPGPPGEEGPGDAEEQLVSTSPWNIMIKHRQVQRRGRRSQMTTSFTDPSVSMDLLRAVLQPSINEEIQGIFNKYMKFFQTAAINVRDNVGEEVDPEQLIQETCRSCLEQAKLLFSDGKKVVPRLPHEQAVPKRARQMDEELSRRGSPIPKKRKGRPPGQSLSNDRGVSGVAAWKLKVSEPVKRDGPKWDPSRLTETTTFVLGSRANKALGMGGTRGRLYIKHPHLFKYAADPQDKHWLTEQQHMRAIGGKMAYLLIEEDIRDLAASEDYRDSVDLRLEELKPFIPPAWMTEKMQKHMETLRRGGDVPPPEDPPEP; encoded by the exons ATGGGCGCCGCCCGCGATGCGGAGCAGCagccggggccgccgggcgAGGAGGGCCCGGGCGACGCCGAGGAGCAGCTGGTCAGCACG AGCCCCTGGAACATCATGATCAAGCACCGGCAGGTGCAGCGGCGCGGGCGGCGCTCCCAGATGACCACCAG CTTCACGGACCCCAGCGTGTCCATGGACCTGCTGcgcgctgtgctgcagcccagcatcAACGAGGAGATCCAGGGCATCTTCAACAAGTACATGAAG TTTTTCCAGACAGCAGCAATCAACGTGCGTGATAACGTTGGGGAGGAGGTGGACCCAGAGCAGCTCATCCAGGAGACCTGTAGAAGCTGCCTGGAGCAG GCCAAACTGTTGTTCTCCGATGGCAAAAAGGTGGTTCCCAGGTTGCCCCACGAGCAGGCAGTGCCAAAG CGTGCCCGACAGATGGATGAGGAGCTGAGCCGCCGAGGGAGCCCCATTCCAAAAAAG AGGAAAGGGCGGCCTCCAGGACAGAGCCTGTCAAATGACCGCGGAGTCTCAGGCGTGGCAGC GTGGAAGCTCAAAGTCTCTGAGCCTGTGAAAAGGGATGGACCAAAG TGGGATCCATCCCGACTGACTGAAACCACAACCTTTGTGCTGGGATCTCGAGCAAACAA AGCTCTCGGGATGGGAGGAACAAGAGGGCGACTCTACATCAAGCATCCCCACCTCTTTAAG TACGCAGCCGACCCGCAGGATAAGCACTGGctgacagagcagcagcacatgagGGCCATTGGGGGCAAGATG GCCTACCTCCTCATCGAAGAGGACATTCGGGATTTGGCTGCCAGTGAGGATTACAG GGACTCTGTTGATCTGCGGCTAGAAGAGCTGAAACCCTTCATCCCACCAGCCTGGATGACTGAGAAGATGCAGAAGCACATGGAGACGCTTCGCCGCGGGGGGGACGTGCCGCCCCCCGAGGACCCCCCCGAACCCTGA
- the SPINT4 gene encoding kunitz-type protease inhibitor 4: MAKPGYCYHIPEVEDLLDKDCGSCHMGVSCSRCTRDADCHGATKCCPSKCGYTCQEPVLDFCYLPSVCGNCKALFRRFFFNASSQQCEEFIYGGCGGNRNNFETKGECFQACSHVSN; this comes from the exons ATGG CAAAGCCTGGGTACTGCTACCACATCCCAGAGGTGGAGGACCTGCTGGACAAGGACTGTGGCTCCTGCCACATGGGTGTCTCCTGTTCGCGCTGCACCCGTGATGCTGACTGCCACGGAGCCACCAAGTGCTGTCCCAGCAAGTGTGGCTACACATGCCAGGAGCCAGTGTTGG ATTTCTGCTACCTGCCCTCAGTCTGTGGGAACTGCAAGGCGCTCTTCCGCCGCTTCTTCTTCAATGCCTCCAGCCAGCAGTGTGAGGAGTTCATCTACGGTGGCTGCGGCGGCAACAGGAACAACTTTGAGACCAAGGGCGAGTGCTTCCAGGCCTGTTCCCACGTCAGTAACTAG
- the LOC137484442 gene encoding uncharacterized protein isoform X2, whose product MHSISSSTMSLGVFLLLGLLIIRAEPSVTPEKGGDSQKPGRCPRDFMRCLRLESPLCANDSSCPAGLKCCHWECRLRCIPPAAEKPGACPAAAPEGLIAPCSFPCLEDKDCLGAQKCCPLGCGSACLEPAQDQPKPSEGPTVQPGPFRERCRGDSDCPDAQKCCNSSCGHRCLPGVPAEDTSPTPVTQRPLQHQWGCLKDEDCPPSHVCCHQLCTRHCVANSQGKDGFCPVRAGLFPSYDCRAWCWHDGECPREEKCCLRGCDYVCLPPSREKPGICPLAEEAPLAPCGTTCTKDWQCPGAEKCCSSSRCGYVCSAPEPEKPGVCPKVRPQHASEPCTEMDSCTHDRDCSRQEKCCFSGCAMRCTRPAQEHPGECPRAGPCWGLRRRRGSQCLDDSVCRREEKCCDTGCGRECVAVPRDSGDKADGRCVEECQADSQCPRGQRCTSIGCGHVCMEIPGGRVGVCPIPREGGTCLDLCDFDEECPWGHKCCSNGCGHVCTPASLQERDTVAVPQPSAQRCSEECEADSQCPWGQRCTRTSCGRVCMDTPGDAM is encoded by the exons atGCACAGCATCTCCAGCAGCACCATGAGCCTAGGAGTTTTCCTCCTCCTGGGCCTCCTCATCATCAGGGCAGAGCCGAGTGTAACACCAGAGAAGGGTG GGGACTCCCAGAAACCGGGGCGGTGTCCACGGGACTTCATGCGCTGCTTGCGCCTGGAGTCCCCACTCTGTGCCAATGACTCCAGCTGCCCCGCTGGGCTCAAGTGCTGCCACTGGGAGTGCCGGCTCCGCTGCATCCCCCCGGCAGCAG AGAAGCCCGGTgcctgcccggcagcagccccCGAGGGGCTCATTGccccctgctccttcccctgcctgGAGGACAAGGACTGCCTGGGAGCGCAGAAGTGCTGCCCGCTAGGCTGCggctctgcctgcctggagcCGGCGCAGG ACCAGCCCAAGCCCAGCGAGGGCCCCACGGTGCAGCCAGGACCATTCCGGGAGCGGTGCCGAGGCGACAGCGACTGCCCCGACGCGCAGAAATGCTGCAACAGCAGCTGTGGCCACCGGTGCCTGCCGGGAGTGCCGGCCG AGGACACCAGCCCTACCCCAGTCACTCAAAGGCCACTGCAGCACCAGTGGGGATGCCTCAAGGATGAGGACTGTCCCCCGTCCCACGTTTGCTGTCACCAGCTGTGCACCAGGCACTGTGTGGCAAACAGCCAAG GGAAGGACGGATTCTGCCCAGTCCGTGCCGGGCTGTTCCCCAGTTACGACTGCAGAGCCTGGTGCTGGCACGATGGCGAGTGCCCCCGCGAGGAGAAGTGCTGCCTCCGTGGCTGCGACTACGTCTGCCTGCCCCCGTCCCGAG AGAAACCAGGCATCTGCCCGCTGGCTGAGGAGGCTCCGCTGGCCCCGTGTGGCACCACCTGCACCAAGGACTGGCAGTGCCCGGGGGCCGAgaagtgctgcagcagcagcagatgtggcTACGTGTGCTCAGCCCCCGAACCAG AAAAACCCGGTGTGTGCCCAAAAGTGAGGCCACAACACGCATCGGAGCCGTGCACGGAGATGGACTCGTGCACCCACGACAGGGACTGCTCCCGGCAGGAGAAGTGCTGCTTCTCTGGCTGCGCCATGCGCTGCACCCGCCCCGCCCAAG AGCACCCCGGAGAGTGCCCCCGGGCAGGGCCGTGCTGGGGCCTGCGGCGCCGGCGCGGGAGCCAGTGCCTGGATGACAGTGTCTGCCGGCGAGAGGAGAAGTGCTGTGACACCGGCTGTGGCCGGGAGTGCGTGGCCGTGCCCAGAG ACAGCGGGGACAAAGCTGATGGCCGGTGTGTGGAGGAGTGCCAGGCTGATTCACAGTGTCCCCGGGGGCAGCGGTGCACCAGCATTGGCTGTGGCCATGTCTGCATGGAGATCCCTGGAG GCAGAGTGGGagtgtgccccatccccagggaggggggcacaTGCTTGGACCTGTGCGACTTCGACGAGGAGTGTCCCTGGGGCCACAAGTGCTGCAGCAACGGCTGTGGCCACGTCTGCACGCCAGCTTCCCTGCAAG AGCGTGACActgtggctgtgccccagcccagTGCTCAGCGGTGCTCGGAGGAGTGCGAGGCCGACTCACAGTGTCCCTGGGGACAGAGGTGCACCCGCACCTCCTGCGGCCGTGTCTGCATGGACACTCCTGGAG ATGCTATGTGA
- the LOC137484442 gene encoding uncharacterized protein isoform X1, with protein MHSISSSTMSLGVFLLLGLLIIRAEPSVTPEKGGDSQKPGRCPRDFMRCLRLESPLCANDSSCPAGLKCCHWECRLRCIPPAAEKPGACPAAAPEGLIAPCSFPCLEDKDCLGAQKCCPLGCGSACLEPAQDQPKPSEGPTVQPGPFRERCRGDSDCPDAQKCCNSSCGHRCLPGVPAEDTSPTPVTQRPLQHQWGCLKDEDCPPSHVCCHQLCTRHCVANSQGKDGFCPVRAGLFPSYDCRAWCWHDGECPREEKCCLRGCDYVCLPPSREKPGICPLAEEAPLAPCGTTCTKDWQCPGAEKCCSSSRCGYVCSAPEPEKPGVCPKVRPQHASEPCTEMDSCTHDRDCSRQEKCCFSGCAMRCTRPAQEHPGECPRAGPCWGLRRRRGSQCLDDSVCRREEKCCDTGCGRECVAVPRDSGDKADGRCVEECQADSQCPRGQRCTSIGCGHVCMEIPGGRVGVCPIPREGGTCLDLCDFDEECPWGHKCCSNGCGHVCTPASLQERDTVAVPQPSAQRCSEECEADSQCPWGQRCTRTSCGRVCMDTPGGRGGVCPMPGGGGTCLDLCSLDEECPWGHKCCSNGCGHVCTRVPGDAM; from the exons atGCACAGCATCTCCAGCAGCACCATGAGCCTAGGAGTTTTCCTCCTCCTGGGCCTCCTCATCATCAGGGCAGAGCCGAGTGTAACACCAGAGAAGGGTG GGGACTCCCAGAAACCGGGGCGGTGTCCACGGGACTTCATGCGCTGCTTGCGCCTGGAGTCCCCACTCTGTGCCAATGACTCCAGCTGCCCCGCTGGGCTCAAGTGCTGCCACTGGGAGTGCCGGCTCCGCTGCATCCCCCCGGCAGCAG AGAAGCCCGGTgcctgcccggcagcagccccCGAGGGGCTCATTGccccctgctccttcccctgcctgGAGGACAAGGACTGCCTGGGAGCGCAGAAGTGCTGCCCGCTAGGCTGCggctctgcctgcctggagcCGGCGCAGG ACCAGCCCAAGCCCAGCGAGGGCCCCACGGTGCAGCCAGGACCATTCCGGGAGCGGTGCCGAGGCGACAGCGACTGCCCCGACGCGCAGAAATGCTGCAACAGCAGCTGTGGCCACCGGTGCCTGCCGGGAGTGCCGGCCG AGGACACCAGCCCTACCCCAGTCACTCAAAGGCCACTGCAGCACCAGTGGGGATGCCTCAAGGATGAGGACTGTCCCCCGTCCCACGTTTGCTGTCACCAGCTGTGCACCAGGCACTGTGTGGCAAACAGCCAAG GGAAGGACGGATTCTGCCCAGTCCGTGCCGGGCTGTTCCCCAGTTACGACTGCAGAGCCTGGTGCTGGCACGATGGCGAGTGCCCCCGCGAGGAGAAGTGCTGCCTCCGTGGCTGCGACTACGTCTGCCTGCCCCCGTCCCGAG AGAAACCAGGCATCTGCCCGCTGGCTGAGGAGGCTCCGCTGGCCCCGTGTGGCACCACCTGCACCAAGGACTGGCAGTGCCCGGGGGCCGAgaagtgctgcagcagcagcagatgtggcTACGTGTGCTCAGCCCCCGAACCAG AAAAACCCGGTGTGTGCCCAAAAGTGAGGCCACAACACGCATCGGAGCCGTGCACGGAGATGGACTCGTGCACCCACGACAGGGACTGCTCCCGGCAGGAGAAGTGCTGCTTCTCTGGCTGCGCCATGCGCTGCACCCGCCCCGCCCAAG AGCACCCCGGAGAGTGCCCCCGGGCAGGGCCGTGCTGGGGCCTGCGGCGCCGGCGCGGGAGCCAGTGCCTGGATGACAGTGTCTGCCGGCGAGAGGAGAAGTGCTGTGACACCGGCTGTGGCCGGGAGTGCGTGGCCGTGCCCAGAG ACAGCGGGGACAAAGCTGATGGCCGGTGTGTGGAGGAGTGCCAGGCTGATTCACAGTGTCCCCGGGGGCAGCGGTGCACCAGCATTGGCTGTGGCCATGTCTGCATGGAGATCCCTGGAG GCAGAGTGGGagtgtgccccatccccagggaggggggcacaTGCTTGGACCTGTGCGACTTCGACGAGGAGTGTCCCTGGGGCCACAAGTGCTGCAGCAACGGCTGTGGCCACGTCTGCACGCCAGCTTCCCTGCAAG AGCGTGACActgtggctgtgccccagcccagTGCTCAGCGGTGCTCGGAGGAGTGCGAGGCCGACTCACAGTGTCCCTGGGGACAGAGGTGCACCCGCACCTCCTGCGGCCGTGTCTGCATGGACACTCCTGGAG gcagaggtGGAGTGTGCCCCATGCCTGGGGGCGGTGGGACCTGCCTGGACCTGTGCAGCCTCGATGAGGAGTGTCCCTGGGGCCACAAGTGCTGCAGCAACGGCTGCGGCCACGTCTGCACGCGTGTGCCTGGTG ATGCTATGTGA
- the LOC137484443 gene encoding perlwapin-like isoform X2 codes for MLGHRTLLVLLALLTLAQQHSPRDQGTALAFTASPHRALQGHWTPTAPSAPTKVGECPVGASGAPWPPRLYCLSDHGCPGAEKCCQNGKVRTCLLPTTESPGYCPRAGSAIGPSCGTRCHNDTTCHSGQKCCTRGCCTRCVLAEPAKPGFCPRKRAQRRAAACPNRCTDDRDCPGEHKCCFSGCGLACTPPDTGTA; via the exons ATGCTGGGCCACCGCACCCTTCTGgtgctcctggcactgctcaccctggcccagcagcacagccccagggaccaGGGCACTGCCCTCGCCTTCACTGCATCCCCTCACCgggccctgcagggacactggACCCCCACTGCCCCGTCTGCCCCCACCAAAGTGGGTGAGTGCCCAGTGGGGGCGAGCGGAGCCCCTTGGCCCCCCAGACTGTACTGCCTCTCTGACCATGGCTGCCCTGGTGCTGAGAAGTGCTGCCAGAACGGGAAGGTCCGGACCTGCCTCCTGCCCACCACAG AGAGCCCGGGCTACTGCCCCcgtgctggcagtgccatcGGGCCAAGCTGTGGGACGAGATGTCACAACGACACCACATGCCACTCGGGGCAGAAGTGCTGCACCCGCGGCTGCTGCACCCGCTGCGTGCTTGCTGAGCCAG CCAAACCCGGGTTCTGCCCACGGAAGCGTGCCcagaggagagctgctgcctgccccaaCCGCTGCACCGATGACCGGGACTGCCCTGGGGAACACAAGTGCTGCTTCTCTGGCTGTGGGTTGGCCTGCACCCCTCCAGACACAG GTACAGCGTAG
- the LOC137484443 gene encoding perlwapin-like isoform X1, giving the protein MLGHRTLLVLLALLTLAQQHSPRDQGTALAFTASPHRALQGHWTPTAPSAPTKVGECPVGASGAPWPPRLYCLSDHGCPGAEKCCQNGKVRTCLLPTTESPGYCPRAGSAIGPSCGTRCHNDTTCHSGQKCCTRGCCTRCVLAEPAKPGFCPRKRAQRRAAACPNRCTDDRDCPGEHKCCFSGCGLACTPPDTGSHRATAKPGVCPMVLRGSLGPCLERCDTDSDCTGDDKCCTTGCGHICKPPTKGTA; this is encoded by the exons ATGCTGGGCCACCGCACCCTTCTGgtgctcctggcactgctcaccctggcccagcagcacagccccagggaccaGGGCACTGCCCTCGCCTTCACTGCATCCCCTCACCgggccctgcagggacactggACCCCCACTGCCCCGTCTGCCCCCACCAAAGTGGGTGAGTGCCCAGTGGGGGCGAGCGGAGCCCCTTGGCCCCCCAGACTGTACTGCCTCTCTGACCATGGCTGCCCTGGTGCTGAGAAGTGCTGCCAGAACGGGAAGGTCCGGACCTGCCTCCTGCCCACCACAG AGAGCCCGGGCTACTGCCCCcgtgctggcagtgccatcGGGCCAAGCTGTGGGACGAGATGTCACAACGACACCACATGCCACTCGGGGCAGAAGTGCTGCACCCGCGGCTGCTGCACCCGCTGCGTGCTTGCTGAGCCAG CCAAACCCGGGTTCTGCCCACGGAAGCGTGCCcagaggagagctgctgcctgccccaaCCGCTGCACCGATGACCGGGACTGCCCTGGGGAACACAAGTGCTGCTTCTCTGGCTGTGGGTTGGCCTGCACCCCTCCAGACACAG GGAGCCACCGTGCCACAGCGAAGCCCGGCGTGTGCCCCATGGTGCTGCGGGGCTCCTTGGGGCCCTGCCTGGAGCGGTGTGACACTGACAGTGACTGCACTGGGGACGACAAGTGCTGCACCACTGGTTGTGGTCACATCTGCAAACCACCCACCAAGG GTACAGCGTAG
- the LOC137484099 gene encoding WAP four-disulfide core domain protein 2-like: MPTARSVLILAGLLALWAELPAASAQNDTTKAGVCPSPAMDAVNCTVGCQSDGDCESTLKCCPAACGKACQKPDEKPGTCPPVDPGIPMLGVCTNQCKTDANCSGIQKCCRNGCGKVSCVTPIH, translated from the exons ATGCCCACGGCCCGCAGCGTCCTCATCTTGGCGGGGCTCCTGGCTCTCTGGGCAGAGCTGCCGGCAGCATCCGCCCAGAATGACACCA CAAAAGCCGGCGTGTGCCCGAGCCCGGCGATGGATGCGGTGAACTGCACGGTGGGGTGCCAGTCCGATGGCGACTGCGAGAGCACCCTCAAGTGCTGCCCGGCAGCCTGCGGCAAGGCCTGCCAGAAGCCTGACG AGAAGCCTGGCACCTGCCCACCCGTCGACCCGGGCATCCCCATGCTGGGTGTCTGCACCAACCAGTGCAAGACCGATGCCAACTGCTCCGGGATCCAGAAGTGTTGCAGGAATGGCTGTGGCAAGGTCTCTTGTGTGACACCCATCCACTGA